A region of the Hyperolius riggenbachi isolate aHypRig1 chromosome 9, aHypRig1.pri, whole genome shotgun sequence genome:
CACTTGCCGTCCTGAAGATGTATGCTAAATCAAGATATTTACCATGGTGCTATGGTTTAGACCACACATGTCAAaaaccggcccgtgggccaaatctggccctagaACCATtctatttggccctcaggtgctttccccactttgcattatgtttgacccactctagaccacccaaGGAGcaatattggagggtaagccctagatcaccagggaaaccatatggggaggaggacagcactagacaccagggaactgtataggagatggaggaggccactagacaccaagaaactgtatagggaagggaagaCCATGAAACATCAGGAAACTGTATAAATGAGggtgggaggaccactaaacatcagggacctgtatagaggatgaaggggggatattagacaccagggaactttataagggagagaggtggccactagacattgaggtcggcccgcgacttggtcccagagctcaattttgaccgactttgtatttgagtatttatttattgtgaggatgctaaatatatgttttttctttattcatTATAGTTTCAACCCCCTTTAAGAATGTACAGCAGGCTCATAAGTTCCTGACAGACACCTAATTTAATGCCCTGCTCCATTGCAGCATAGTTCAAGTCTCGTATGCTAATTCTTGAACTCTGAATGCTTCTGAATTCTGTGGACAGTACGatagcatagtggatagcactctcgcctcgcAGTGCTGGGTTCAAAACCCAGCCAAGGCActacctgcaaggagtttgtatgttctcctggtCTTTGcgtaggtttcctcccacatccccaaaatatacagataagctaattggcttcatTGGCTCTAAGctacaatagacatatgactataacgattagattgtgagctgctctgagggacagttagcgacatgactaaatatactctgtaaaagcacttcagaagatgttagcgctatataaatactaaataataattagcaTATCTGTCCAACCCTCACATGATCGCGCTAATGATGTGATTTTCCAAGCATCCTTCTGATAGGGCACCCAACCAGGAAGCAGTAAGGCTAGCTTGACCTGTAACAACGGCTTGGAACACTAAAACAAATAATTGACTGTATATTAAGACAAAgacagacaaataacatttatatcgcgcttttctcctggcggactcaaagcgcaagagcagcagccactagggcgcgctctataggcagtagcagtgttagggaaacttgccaaaggtctcctactgaataggtgctggcttactgagcaggcagagccgagattcaaaccctggtctcccatgtcagaggcagagcccttaaccattacaccatccagccacccctattaaaggggacctgaactcagaactccatctcagatctaaaagataagcaacagcataataacctttaaagaaaaacatttctgtgttacagctgatacaaattctacaataaatctgcactatttctacttcctgctttcatggaagcagacatattgttaatatcctgtgcttttaaattagcttatcttccgtggcagtcaggtgtaacaagggagaaatcaaattacaacctgtgcttagacacagatgagggggaattagacaggttaaactctctaaatacatacaggctgcatttctctatgcttttctTCTGccgtgtgcaagagttcaggtccactttaagactgcTTTGTATTTTTTAACCACagttcagagtcactttaatgaAACCTGCAATTGTTTTTTACTGTCCCTTTAACATCCTTATTCCTTATGCTGTAAATAAAAGGATTTAACATTGGAGATACTGCTGTATAAAGGATGGCCACAGTCTTGTCTGTCTCTGGAGAGTGAGCAGATGGAGGTCTCATGTACATGAACATAATAGTCCCATAATACAGAGTGACGACAGTGAGGTGGGAACCACATGTAGAGAAACCCTTCCACCTTCCTGGTGATGAATGTATCTTCAAGACTGCCGAGACGATGTAAAAGTATGACATTGCAGTCAACAAGAAAGAGCACAGGACTATGATTATTGTTGATACATATACCAGCACCACATGATGCCGTGTATCTCTGCATGAAATTTGCAAGAAAAGAGGTATCTCACAGAAGAAATGGTTGATATAGTTAGACTGAAAATAGGGCatgtaaaaagtcaaaataacatgAATGATTGAGTTTGAGCAGGAAAAGCTCCATGATCCAGCAGCTAAACACAAGCACAACTTCCTGTTCATGATAGTATGGTAGTGCAGAGGTCTACAGATGGCAGCAAACCTGTCATAGGCCATGACGGCAAGTAGGATGCACTCTGTTGCCCCTAGTGCTAAATAGAAGAACATTTGGACAGCACAACCAAATAAGGAAATACTTTTGTCTTTTGATAAAGCATTCACCAACAAATTAGGAATGACAGTGGAGGAAAAGCCAAGATCAATAACAGAGAGGTTACTCAGGAAAAAGTACATAGGGGTCTGCAGGCATGGAGTGATCCTCActaccagaatcagaatcagatttcccAACAACGTAAATATGTACATTACCAAGAAAAGGAAGAAACAGATGATTTGGAAATATGGAACATCTGACAGACCTAGAAGGATGAACCTGTCTGCTGATGTGTGGTTCAAGCAGCCCATTGTATTCAGTTGGCACCTGGTAAAAAATGAATGTCGAGGACTTGATTACAATTTACCTGAATCAATGGCTACTGCTGCATTAGAACTGGACCATTCCTATATCATGAAACAGTTAATACAAATTAGACTAAACTCAGGAGCAGAAATTAAAATTTTGCAAaaatttgtaaaatgtaaaacacatcacATAAGGTGTACATTTTTCACTgagaaaaatgcactataaattacttttttcccctattttgctgtcacttacagtagatggtAATCGTCTGAGagatttgacaggttttggtctagtccatctactCTGGTCTTAAAGTGGCCAAAGCCGTCGTGCCCTCAATGGGTTAAGGaaacattatatttattttattttagacacactggcccaaatgcaattcacttttctcctggatgatattttcacaacatgtcaatacaattttaaactaacagcaagcaagaaaataatacaaataattttgacagtactttttcatttactttttggtactttttcaatttcaaagtgctgaaaagttattttaaaaagaagttgaaaaattatctcctagaagaaaactcaggagaaaaggtgaattggatttGGGCCACTGTATCTTCTGTCTATTTGTCCACCTAATCACCTGATTTATTTAAGCATTTGACAAATCAGTTTCCACAGTTTTCAATCCCTTTTGTTGTAGTAGTTTCACACTTCTCACCTATGGGTTGGAGTTGTTGGGATAGAGGGCTTCATATTAATGCTACTGAACAGAAAATTCTGGCATTCTGCAGTCCTGTGACAAGTGgtgcagggagaaaagagattaaagtcattgggaactttaaaaaacaaacagccagatatttacctaaggagagggaagtctctgggtcctatagagccttccctctcctctctcggtcccctcgttgcagcggcagctccccagtttgaatccccgcTGTGGggaacttcggaagtcttcaggagtcaAGTCCTCTCATAGACACGTGGATTTTTATTGCGCCTGCGTGAGCCCAGGAGAGAgctgctcacgcaggcgcagtatggagccacccatctttaggagcactcaggctcctgaagactccCAAAGCCTCCTTTAGTGGCAGATAGAGCAGTAATGGTCCAAACTGGTCCAATACTGCTATCGGGAGCTAGCACTGGAACGCGGGGACagggagaggagatggaaggctctataggacccaaagcatTCCCTCttattaggtaagtatctggctattTTTTTAAtcaggttcccattcactttaactagACAGACACAAGCTAAATTACAATGAAAGAATACCGTTGTAATGctagggggtcatactttctgaccaccctgcacaacaaggctaagagctggataatggaagaggctacacaggctgcccagagcaactgcagctctgtgcttctgataagacgcaatggcagcgcagtgcgatgttgcgctgctcttgcgatagcaaacattcagacagatacaagacagactggagtgaggtagacaatagcaactgcagcaatggctacctcgcaaggacaggactatgctagctaagTATGGGTAATCACActaagcgcaacctaccaaaatgtGCTGAAACCTGACTAGCTAAACAGGAtctggagcaatacagcgaacaaggataggcaatacaaaatctctgcactagaagaagtacgtatatatgtccccgtgggaaatatataattgtagctccacaagataactgaactagaaagtaacTAGACATGGAATATATTTCACAGTATTAAAGGACCAAGTAACAGCTTAGACggagctgaaactatgacgggtgAGGCCTAAAAGggaaggcagacttttatgctggcatcagccaatggatgcaagcatgcaaatctccacacagctgaatggtaatcattcaatcctgagctggcttgattaccattagcTAGCTGCAAGACTatgataacaaatgcatgcagtactatgtaacaacatgcattcaGGAaagccagggctatctggctgcagctcagctgtagtaagccattgaaggaatgatgacagcattctgagctgcccagaactgcagagcaattgcaaatgacaatgtgactcattgtgaatgcacaaccgaatgcaggctgacaaatCAGAACTGCCCATTTGCGGCTCCAccacaatggacagaacacgccacaggaggaatccttacaaccGTATtttccagaatataagacgcactttttcttccccaaaactgaggggaaaaagtgggtgccaCTTATATTCTAATGGTACAGTATTTTGGCCCCataacatacttaccggatcctgctaCCACGATCCTCTCTGACTGCCGTCATCCGAGAGTCATCCGAGGGTCTCAGCTgccgtcatctgagggtcccagccatcccatcctgGATCCCCACTCTTTAGTGTCCCAGCTGCCGGATATTTTTCACTGTAGTCTCATACGCAGACTGCAGCCTTGCGGTAAACATGTGCTGCCGCCCCACTGACATCCTCCATAGTTACGACGTCCTCTTCTTAGTTAAAGTACCCCGTTCTGTGTGACAAGCAGCACACATGCGCCTGACGTCATACGTGACCccgccgctcgtcacacagaaggcggCACTGTAACcaagaagaggacgccgtaactatggaggatgTCGGCGGGGCGGCAGCGCGTGTTTACTGCAAGGCTGCAGTCTGCGTATGAGACTGCAGTGAAGAAGATCCGGCGGCTGGGACACTCAAGAGCGGGGACCCTGGATAGGAAAGCTGGGACCCTTTGGATGACGGCTGCTGGGAGCCTGGGACCCTTGGATGATGGCTGCTGGGAGCTTGGGACACTCAGATGATGGCtgctgggaccctcggatgaaCCTCGGATGACGGCAGTcagagggaggagaagaggatAACGGCAACAGGATtaggtgagatgcagcaggggtgaagtgtagtgtagtttgggttgcctgcaggggttagttagtgaagtgtagtgtggtctagttggtggtggtagcaggggttagtgaagcgaagtgtagttggtgggagcagcaggggtaagtgaagcgtagtgtagcaggatttagtgtagatgggcagtgtagcttagatagagacagtttttTTGGAGGgattaaaggtccataagacgcccctgtaccatagacgcacctaggtttagtttatttttttccctgatttttgccctctaaatctaggtgcgtcttatgtgccagagcgtcttatattccgaaaaatacggtatcttgTATGGCAGATAAAAGTAAGCAGCTTTTACTGTCTGGACGACACTTACAAATATATGTGCCAATACACAGGGTATacgttatattattattataatactccgtggcgctgtacaaagtaggaaaacaaacaaggggcacataaggatacagacaatgatatccaTCAATTATGGACacttgtacaaaatacagaactggtggttacaatgacagatgtagcttgatgaataaaatgtataacagagtgcaaactatgaaatgaacaacaaagtccaagacacaaaggggtgagagagccctgcccttgctagcttacaatctaaaggaatgggggaagggggtaaacaagaggtggggaggtATGCAGTATACATAAAGGCACAGTGCCTGGTAAAGTTATCTAGTAAAGAGTaaaacaagagaaaaatgagaggttgaaggggaatggcctaagttggagcatatgcttgtcggaaaaagggagtttttccgacaagcatatgccgtACTGTACACTTACAATTAAAGGATAATCTTTTATGTGGTggtctgtggagggagcagagcagatgcTGGAATGTTCAGAATggatactgtttttttttgttttgttttttttataaaaaaaaaaaaatatgaaatgcaTGATGTGTCATTGGATTAGACCTTTAATAGAAATAACatttgtaacaaaaatgcttcaaATGTTCTCATTAAGAACTTCTCAAGCCAAACATTCTGCCTAGaccagaggtccccaaactttttctgtcaagggccgggtcaacatacttcagactgctgggggaccGCATTTTATGCatgaaatgatgttgaaaaacattacattgaatctaggcattgattccccccaatcatgcctggaggagaactcccagcagcagccattcagtcatgcgcacCTGAAGAACGTCTTGGTGCACCAGAAAGTGAAGCgttcccaggtgacaacctgccgtccagttaGGCCTGACGtgaaattggattggaagccagtgaatgactgctcactggcttctacagtatgtggatgggtggtgctagcactgctattctatatgcgggtcgccgatatttaaaggtgcagtgggccacatctataagttatacattttgtgtttgggggccagtgaaaaagccttggcgGGCTGCAATTGGCCCacgggccttaaagagagtctgaagcgagaataaatctcgcttcagacctcatagctagcaggggcatacgtgcccctgctaaaacgccgctatagcgcggcttaacgggggtccctgtccccccaaaccccctccgtgcagcgggggagcgcttccgggttggggcagggctaaccgccgcagccctgccccatgcgtgtctgtcagacgcgtatctccgcctctcccccgcccctctcagtcttccttcactgagaggggcgggggagaggcggcgatgcgcgtctgatagacgcgctgggaggcagggctgcagccgttagccctgcctccaggaagacaatccccatgaccaacttgccgaccatcttttgcggggggtgggttgggggtgaagggacccccgtttagccgcgggatagcggcgttttagcaggggcacacgtgcccctgctatatataagacctgaagcgagatttagtctcgcttcagtgtctctttaaggctcatacacacatcagactatagtctttggaaaatgaaagatcacagaccaatcttaccacccttcatgtagtatgagagccatactttgcacagtcttttctatggagctgaactccacatcagaaaaaaaatcattgcaagatgctgcgcacacggatctgtacagacacaaaagatcagtatctgcaaaatatctgttcctaccaaaaatccattcctgcaaattgcaatgatagtctatgagatctgcagatcatcatacacgcatgatttaactgacattcatctgcagatcaagcaatcattcgcagatctgaaaatccctcctggaggatctgatctgcagatgaatgtcagttaaatcatgtatgtatgatgatctgcagatctcatagactatcattgcaatttgcaggaatggatttttggtaggaacagatcttttgccgctacagatcttttgtgtctgtacagcatctgtgtgtgcagcatcttgcaaagatttttttctgatagagagttcagctccatagaatagactgtgtagagtatggctctcatactacatgaagggtggtaagattggtctgtgatctttcattttcaaaagactatggtctgatgtgtgtatgtggccttactttGAGGACCACTACCCTAGACAGTTGGTCGTACTATCTATTTAAATGAAAAAAGATAAGGAAAGAAAGAAATTGGTTGAAGTACAGTAGCAAATAAATTTGAGTTATCTTTAAAGATTTGATGTTGTAAATTAAT
Encoded here:
- the LOC137533491 gene encoding olfactory receptor 5AR1-like yields the protein MGCLNHTSADRFILLGLSDVPYFQIICFFLFLVMYIFTLLGNLILILVVRITPCLQTPMYFFLSNLSVIDLGFSSTVIPNLLVNALSKDKSISLFGCAVQMFFYLALGATECILLAVMAYDRFAAICRPLHYHTIMNRKLCLCLAAGSWSFSCSNSIIHVILTFYMPYFQSNYINHFFCEIPLFLQISCRDTRHHVVLVYVSTIIIVLCSFLLTAMSYFYIVSAVLKIHSSPGRWKGFSTCGSHLTVVTLYYGTIMFMYMRPPSAHSPETDKTVAILYTAVSPMLNPFIYSIRNKDVKGTVKNNCRFH